From a single Bacillus pumilus genomic region:
- the gcvPB gene encoding aminomethyl-transferring glycine dehydrogenase subunit GcvPB, with protein MNKQDQPLIFELSKEGRIGYSLPDLDVPEQEIPALFDEAYIRHEDAELPEVSELDIMRHYTALSRRNHGVDSGFYPLGSCTMKYNPKINEKVARLAGFSQVHPLQEADTVQGALELLYDLGDHLEEITGMDAVTLQPAAGAHGEWTGLMMIRAYHEARGDHKRTKVIVPDSAHGTNPASATVAGFETITVASDANGLVDLEDLRRVVNEETAALMLTNPNTLGLFEENILEMAEIVHGAGGKLYYDGANLNAVLSRARPGDMGFDVVHLNLHKTFTGPHGGGGPGSGPVGVKKDLIPYLPKPVLVKREDRYFFDYDRPESIGRVKPFYGNFGINVRAYAYIRSMGPDGLKAVTDNAVLNANYMMRRLSAHYDLPFDRHCKHEFVLSGKRQKKLGVRTLDIAKRLLDFGYHPPTIYFPLNVEECIMIEPTETESKETLDAFIEAMIQIAKEAEENPEVVQEAPHTTVVKRMDETKAARNPVLVFERK; from the coding sequence ATGAATAAACAAGATCAGCCGCTTATTTTTGAATTATCCAAAGAAGGAAGAATTGGTTATAGCCTGCCTGATTTAGATGTACCTGAACAGGAGATCCCAGCTTTATTTGATGAGGCGTACATTCGTCATGAGGATGCTGAGCTCCCTGAAGTATCTGAGCTTGATATTATGCGTCATTATACAGCATTATCTAGACGTAATCATGGGGTTGATTCCGGCTTTTATCCTCTGGGCTCTTGTACGATGAAATATAATCCGAAGATTAATGAAAAGGTTGCACGCCTTGCAGGCTTCTCGCAAGTGCATCCCCTTCAAGAGGCAGACACTGTGCAAGGCGCATTAGAGTTACTTTATGATTTAGGTGACCATTTAGAAGAAATTACAGGAATGGACGCCGTGACATTGCAGCCCGCAGCAGGAGCACATGGCGAATGGACGGGGCTCATGATGATCCGTGCGTACCATGAAGCAAGGGGAGATCATAAGCGTACAAAAGTTATTGTGCCTGACTCTGCTCATGGAACGAATCCGGCATCTGCGACAGTGGCCGGATTTGAAACCATTACCGTCGCATCTGATGCGAATGGCCTTGTTGATTTAGAGGACCTGCGCCGTGTTGTGAATGAAGAAACAGCTGCTCTCATGTTGACGAATCCGAATACACTCGGCCTATTCGAAGAAAATATTTTAGAAATGGCTGAAATTGTCCACGGAGCAGGCGGGAAGCTTTATTATGACGGAGCGAACTTAAATGCCGTATTAAGCAGAGCAAGACCGGGGGATATGGGATTTGATGTCGTTCACTTAAATCTTCATAAAACCTTTACAGGTCCACACGGAGGCGGAGGTCCTGGTTCAGGTCCTGTAGGCGTGAAAAAGGATTTGATTCCGTACTTGCCAAAGCCAGTGCTTGTGAAGAGAGAAGATCGTTATTTCTTTGATTACGATCGTCCAGAGTCCATTGGCCGTGTGAAACCGTTCTATGGCAACTTTGGCATTAATGTCAGAGCGTATGCGTACATCCGCTCTATGGGTCCGGACGGCTTAAAGGCTGTGACTGATAATGCGGTATTAAATGCGAACTATATGATGCGCCGTTTGAGTGCTCATTATGATTTACCATTTGACCGTCACTGTAAGCATGAATTTGTCCTTTCAGGTAAGCGTCAGAAAAAATTAGGTGTGCGAACACTCGATATTGCCAAGCGATTACTTGATTTTGGCTATCATCCGCCAACGATCTACTTCCCGCTCAATGTGGAAGAATGTATCATGATTGAACCAACTGAAACAGAATCAAAAGAAACACTGGATGCCTTTATCGAAGCGATGATTCAGATTGCAAAAGAAGCGGAAGAGAATCCAGAAGTCGTACAGGAAGCGCCGCATACGACGGTTGTCAAACGAATGGACGAAACAAAGGCTGCGCGTAATCCAGTCCTTGTTTTTGAAAGAAAATAA
- a CDS encoding YqhG family protein, with protein MEQRDIHTFLLRFFQANQCDILEESAGHMTVQLTIDMDKLIMNRPFYWHWLEKTGGIPEPRQLTLITDQTKVDDTIEGEFIHFGSPRLFQIFEAVKEQGRFIRLYERVTPLTSNQVALEPWLGLNVKISYLADRKKDKLLSLGLHLIRGEVIEQFQEKLETRELSSHIPDYCFTMSTMIKPESGVKRLYSLMERYAYEEPDDWAVRAVQKWHEDAELLNQFYEGTSDTSVEYEIERQALKTLYEPKISLTIENGGLFYLQQKRGG; from the coding sequence ATGGAGCAGCGTGACATACACACCTTTCTACTCCGTTTTTTTCAGGCAAATCAATGCGACATACTAGAAGAAAGTGCAGGACACATGACCGTACAACTGACCATCGATATGGATAAATTGATTATGAACCGCCCTTTTTATTGGCACTGGCTTGAAAAAACAGGCGGTATACCCGAGCCGCGGCAATTGACCCTCATCACCGATCAAACCAAAGTAGATGATACAATCGAGGGTGAATTTATCCACTTCGGTTCCCCTCGTTTATTTCAAATATTTGAGGCTGTCAAAGAGCAAGGCCGCTTTATCCGCCTCTATGAGCGAGTCACACCGCTCACAAGCAACCAGGTCGCACTAGAGCCATGGCTTGGTCTCAATGTGAAAATCTCATATCTCGCAGATCGGAAAAAGGATAAACTTTTATCACTAGGACTTCATCTCATCCGCGGGGAAGTCATTGAACAATTTCAAGAAAAGCTGGAAACTCGTGAGCTGTCATCTCACATTCCAGATTATTGCTTTACGATGAGTACCATGATTAAGCCAGAAAGCGGAGTCAAACGGCTCTATAGTCTAATGGAGCGTTACGCCTATGAAGAGCCAGATGATTGGGCAGTGAGGGCTGTCCAAAAATGGCACGAAGACGCCGAACTTTTAAACCAATTTTATGAAGGGACTTCAGACACATCTGTAGAATATGAAATAGAAAGACAAGCACTCAAAACTTTATACGAACCAAAAATCAGTCTTACGATTGAAAATGGCGGACTTTTTTACTTACAGCAAAAAAGAGGAGGCTGA
- the gcvPA gene encoding aminomethyl-transferring glycine dehydrogenase subunit GcvPA codes for MKHRYLPQTEQDQKEMLDVIGVQSIDELFSDIPEKVRFKGAYNIKPAASETELVRELSQLAAKNKDTVSYASFLGAGIYDHYQPVIVDHVISRSEFYTAYTPYQPEISQGELQAIFEFQTMIAELTGMDLANSSMYDGGTALAEAAMLAAGHTKKKKVVVSETVHPESRAVLKTYAKGQHIEVVEVPANKGQTDLAALEKAVCDDTAAVLVQYPNFFGVVEPLKDIEPIAHKGKSLFIVSSNPLALGLLTPPGKLGADIVVGDAQPFGIPAAFGGPHCGYFAVTKKLMRKVPGRLVGQTEDENGVRGFVLTLQAREQHIRRDKATSNICSNQALNALAASVAMTALGKTGIKDIAYQNVQKTHYAKTQAQTYGLLADVEGAHFNEFVIKLQEPVQEANKRLLEKGIIGGYDLGRDYPELQHHMLVAVTELRTKEEIDTFIKELGDRHE; via the coding sequence ATGAAGCACAGGTATCTGCCACAAACCGAGCAAGATCAAAAAGAAATGCTGGATGTCATCGGCGTTCAGTCGATTGACGAGCTTTTTTCAGATATCCCGGAAAAAGTTAGATTTAAAGGAGCATATAACATTAAACCAGCCGCATCTGAAACAGAGCTTGTAAGGGAATTATCCCAATTAGCTGCAAAGAATAAAGATACGGTTTCCTATGCATCGTTTCTTGGTGCCGGTATATATGATCATTACCAGCCTGTCATTGTGGATCATGTCATCTCGCGTTCTGAATTTTATACAGCATATACACCTTATCAGCCGGAGATTTCCCAAGGTGAATTACAAGCCATCTTTGAATTTCAAACAATGATTGCTGAGCTGACGGGTATGGACCTTGCGAACTCCTCGATGTATGATGGCGGGACGGCATTAGCTGAAGCGGCGATGCTGGCTGCGGGACACACAAAAAAGAAAAAAGTAGTGGTTTCTGAAACCGTTCATCCTGAATCAAGAGCGGTGCTAAAAACATACGCCAAGGGACAGCATATTGAAGTTGTTGAAGTGCCTGCAAACAAAGGGCAGACAGATTTAGCTGCATTAGAGAAAGCCGTCTGCGATGATACAGCAGCAGTTCTTGTTCAATATCCAAACTTTTTTGGTGTCGTTGAACCATTAAAAGACATTGAACCGATTGCGCATAAAGGAAAAAGTCTGTTTATTGTCTCAAGTAATCCACTTGCACTTGGGTTACTGACGCCTCCAGGAAAACTTGGGGCAGACATTGTCGTTGGTGATGCACAACCGTTTGGCATTCCAGCGGCGTTTGGCGGGCCTCATTGCGGATACTTTGCTGTGACGAAAAAGCTGATGAGAAAAGTACCAGGCCGCTTAGTCGGACAGACAGAAGATGAAAATGGTGTTCGCGGATTTGTACTGACCCTTCAAGCGCGTGAGCAGCATATTCGGAGGGATAAGGCGACGTCCAATATTTGCTCGAATCAGGCATTAAATGCATTAGCCGCTTCCGTCGCCATGACAGCACTCGGAAAAACAGGCATCAAAGACATTGCCTATCAAAACGTACAAAAAACCCACTATGCGAAGACGCAGGCACAAACATATGGACTGCTTGCTGATGTAGAAGGGGCCCATTTCAATGAATTTGTCATCAAATTACAAGAACCTGTACAAGAAGCCAATAAACGATTGCTTGAAAAAGGAATCATCGGCGGCTATGACCTAGGGAGAGACTACCCAGAGCTTCAACATCACATGCTTGTCGCCGTGACAGAGCTAAGAACAAAAGAAGAAATTGATACGTTCATTAAGGAATTGGGGGATCGCCATGAATAA
- the tapA gene encoding amyloid fiber anchoring/assembly protein TapA: protein MKQSLFVLFCAICLIFTSFLISTTNASFNDVEHSNFVIKTCENFEQTDQHCQPKKWDRSHLELIDQTIIKGTVCAPQKLNMMLINRGQPIAHSEWKWELHKVKSEQQPLQDGHILEKGSIKSLLSQETATVTTDKAKTNGIYAFKIYYPNGFGSSKEAFFWSKHMQLSKCQEKAS, encoded by the coding sequence ATGAAACAGTCGCTCTTTGTACTCTTTTGTGCCATTTGTTTGATTTTCACGTCTTTTTTGATCTCTACAACGAACGCTTCTTTTAACGATGTAGAGCACTCAAACTTTGTCATCAAAACATGTGAAAATTTTGAACAGACAGATCAGCATTGTCAGCCTAAAAAATGGGATAGAAGTCATTTGGAACTCATCGATCAAACGATAATCAAAGGAACAGTCTGCGCGCCTCAAAAGCTAAACATGATGCTCATAAATAGGGGACAACCTATTGCGCACTCTGAATGGAAATGGGAATTACATAAAGTGAAAAGCGAGCAACAGCCATTACAAGATGGTCATATTCTTGAAAAGGGCTCCATAAAGTCCCTTTTATCACAAGAAACGGCGACTGTCACGACAGATAAAGCAAAAACGAATGGAATTTATGCGTTTAAAATTTATTATCCTAATGGGTTTGGTTCATCAAAAGAAGCATTCTTTTGGTCTAAACATATGCAACTCTCAAAGTGTCAAGAAAAGGCGTCCTAA
- a CDS encoding DEAD/DEAH box helicase, translating to MNIQTIFDQEWASEFQQRLAADGPWANWEMYRLAAQVQNVTAIDSFEGLQAPAHLPAFTPLKHQLEVARRVVEEMNGKAILADEVGLGKTVEAGLIIKEYMIRGLAKKILILVPASLVSQWVQELRTKFYIDAIEQKKSYVWEQCDVVVSSIDTAKRQPHRDTILSIAYDMVIIDEAHKLKNNKTKNYEFVRNLNKKFCLLLTATPIQNRIGEIFNLVSLLKPGHLGNENQFKDIFAKKDLQLEDHDRLKQLVNKVMIRNRRQDTGIEWTKRHVKTISIDFSPTEQALYDEICKLKENPSYTKHMFSIMTLERECCSSREAVYMTIKKMLEEEKHILGSSAIAQIMEKINQVQQNSKALEVVKLIQQLNEKVIIFTEYRATQIYLQWFLQQNGISSVPFRGGFKRGKKDWMKDLFRERAQVLIATEAGGEGINLQFCNQIINYDLPWNPMRLEQRIGRIHRLGQERDVHIYNMATNGTVEEHILKLLYEKIQLFENVIGDLDDILTRIDIKNAETELHQILFQHESDGDMKKKLTQFASYLTDAQTPLLEKRQQGS from the coding sequence TTGAATATTCAAACGATTTTTGATCAGGAATGGGCAAGTGAATTTCAGCAGCGGCTTGCAGCAGATGGCCCCTGGGCGAACTGGGAAATGTATCGTTTAGCGGCGCAGGTTCAAAATGTTACAGCCATTGATTCCTTTGAAGGACTGCAAGCTCCCGCGCACCTGCCTGCATTCACGCCTTTAAAACACCAGCTCGAAGTAGCCAGAAGAGTCGTAGAAGAGATGAATGGAAAAGCCATTTTAGCAGATGAGGTGGGACTTGGAAAAACCGTAGAAGCAGGACTCATTATCAAAGAATACATGATTCGTGGACTTGCCAAAAAAATCCTCATACTCGTCCCCGCTTCCCTTGTGTCTCAATGGGTACAGGAGCTGAGGACGAAATTTTACATTGATGCTATTGAACAAAAAAAGAGCTATGTGTGGGAGCAGTGTGATGTTGTGGTTTCCTCCATTGATACAGCCAAAAGACAGCCTCATCGAGACACGATTTTGTCCATTGCCTACGATATGGTCATTATTGATGAAGCACACAAACTGAAAAACAATAAAACGAAAAACTATGAATTTGTGAGAAATCTGAATAAGAAATTCTGCCTGCTGCTAACAGCGACGCCGATCCAAAACCGTATTGGAGAAATCTTTAATCTCGTTTCTCTTCTAAAGCCAGGCCACCTAGGGAATGAAAATCAGTTTAAAGATATCTTTGCCAAAAAAGATTTGCAGCTAGAAGACCATGACCGATTAAAACAGCTTGTGAATAAAGTGATGATTCGTAACCGAAGGCAAGACACAGGCATTGAGTGGACAAAACGGCATGTCAAAACAATTTCTATTGATTTCTCTCCAACAGAACAAGCATTATATGATGAAATCTGCAAGCTGAAAGAGAATCCGTCTTATACAAAGCACATGTTTTCCATCATGACCTTAGAACGAGAATGCTGTTCAAGCCGTGAGGCGGTCTATATGACGATTAAAAAAATGCTGGAAGAAGAAAAACATATTCTAGGATCCTCTGCTATAGCACAAATCATGGAGAAAATTAATCAAGTTCAGCAAAACTCAAAGGCGCTAGAAGTGGTCAAGCTTATTCAACAATTAAATGAAAAGGTGATAATTTTCACCGAATACCGGGCGACACAAATTTATTTACAATGGTTTCTTCAACAAAATGGCATCAGCTCCGTTCCTTTTCGGGGCGGTTTTAAGCGGGGCAAAAAAGATTGGATGAAAGATTTATTTAGAGAACGGGCGCAAGTGTTAATTGCTACAGAAGCGGGAGGCGAAGGGATCAACCTTCAATTTTGTAACCAAATTATCAACTACGACCTTCCGTGGAACCCAATGCGTCTAGAACAGCGAATTGGACGTATCCACCGCCTTGGACAAGAGCGAGATGTTCACATTTACAATATGGCAACAAATGGAACCGTCGAGGAACATATCTTAAAGCTTTTATATGAAAAAATTCAACTGTTTGAAAACGTCATTGGCGATTTGGATGATATATTAACGCGAATTGATATCAAAAATGCCGAAACAGAACTGCATCAAATTCTTTTTCAGCATGAATCCGACGGAGACATGAAAAAGAAATTAACCCAGTTTGCTTCCTATTTAACTGATGCACAAACACCACTTTTAGAAAAAAGACAGCAAGGCTCATAA
- a CDS encoding rhodanese-like domain-containing protein, whose product MFNYIVLSLCGLFVLYSIGSYIYQQRIMKTLTEAEFIKGYRKAQLIDVREPNEFDGGHILGARNIPLSQLKQRKNEIRPDKPVYLYCQNNLRSGKAAQTLRKNGCREIYNLKGGFKKWGGRIKTKN is encoded by the coding sequence ATATTCAACTATATCGTCCTCTCACTTTGTGGACTTTTCGTTCTTTATTCCATCGGCAGCTACATTTATCAGCAGCGCATTATGAAAACGCTGACGGAAGCAGAGTTCATTAAAGGTTACCGCAAAGCTCAACTCATTGATGTGAGAGAGCCAAATGAGTTTGATGGCGGACATATTTTAGGGGCTAGAAACATCCCCCTTTCCCAGCTAAAGCAGCGCAAAAATGAAATTCGTCCTGACAAGCCTGTTTATCTCTATTGCCAAAACAATTTGAGAAGCGGAAAAGCAGCCCAAACGTTGCGTAAAAATGGCTGTCGTGAGATTTATAATTTAAAAGGCGGCTTTAAAAAATGGGGCGGCCGTATCAAAACGAAGAACTAA
- the sipW gene encoding signal peptidase I SipW, whose protein sequence is MKKWMKMSGSILYVIVFTMMIACIIVVLSSRTTGGDPQIFGYQFKQVLSGSMEPEFSTGSLIVVKELTSPEVLKKGDIITFQTKQDQSFVTHRIVGVKGQGADKSFETKGDHNMYQDGTLVKADQVVAQYTGVNIPYAGKLLSYAGTSAGTALLLIIPGVMLLVYSTLHFMGAAKYRRHSADLQMSEEQA, encoded by the coding sequence ATGAAAAAATGGATGAAGATGTCTGGAAGTATTCTTTATGTGATCGTGTTCACGATGATGATTGCATGTATTATTGTCGTTTTGTCATCGAGAACAACAGGAGGAGACCCTCAGATTTTCGGTTATCAATTCAAGCAAGTGTTATCTGGCTCAATGGAACCAGAATTTTCAACGGGCTCACTCATTGTCGTAAAAGAGCTGACTTCACCTGAGGTCCTCAAAAAAGGAGATATTATCACCTTTCAAACAAAGCAGGACCAGTCTTTTGTGACCCACCGAATTGTTGGGGTGAAAGGACAAGGAGCCGATAAATCATTTGAGACAAAAGGCGACCACAACATGTATCAGGACGGCACGCTCGTAAAAGCGGATCAAGTGGTTGCGCAATATACGGGTGTGAACATTCCTTATGCAGGAAAGCTTCTTTCGTATGCAGGGACTTCGGCTGGAACTGCTTTGCTGCTCATTATACCAGGTGTGATGCTGCTCGTTTATTCAACTCTTCATTTTATGGGCGCTGCAAAATACCGGAGACACTCAGCTGATTTACAAATGTCAGAGGAACAAGCTTAA
- a CDS encoding YqzE family protein, producing the protein MKTNDYVKYMTQEIIKYMNTPRDERKEHKQEKLETKPPFSQRLFGVLPFGFSMMLKKRQRRNRRK; encoded by the coding sequence TTGAAAACAAATGACTATGTAAAATATATGACGCAGGAAATCATTAAATATATGAATACACCACGTGACGAACGGAAGGAACATAAGCAAGAGAAATTGGAAACGAAACCGCCATTTTCACAGCGTTTATTTGGCGTTCTGCCATTTGGATTTTCAATGATGTTAAAAAAACGCCAGCGACGAAACCGCCGAAAGTAA
- a CDS encoding anti-repressor SinI family protein — MEKKTNILDNDWVQLLLEARKAGLTVEEVRHFLKSSEKSSESPPLVRSHSIKPF; from the coding sequence ATGGAAAAGAAAACGAACATATTAGACAATGATTGGGTTCAATTATTACTTGAAGCTCGTAAAGCAGGACTAACAGTTGAAGAAGTCCGTCATTTCCTCAAATCAAGTGAAAAGTCCTCTGAGTCTCCCCCTCTGGTAAGAAGTCATTCTATCAAACCTTTCTGA
- the gcvT gene encoding glycine cleavage system aminomethyltransferase GcvT produces MLKRTPLFHAYETFGAKTIDFGGWELPVQFSSIKEEHEAVRTKAGLFDVSHMGEVEIKGQDALPFLQRLLTNDVSKLTDGKALYTAMCYEDGGTVDDLLVYQKEKNDYLLVINASNIEKDVEWLLQHKGEDDVLIQNVSDQIALLALQGPLAVDIIKDVAGEEVTSLKPFTFLSKAEVAHKEVLVSRTGYTGGDGFEIYCQSEDAVNIWSALLKAGEPKGLIPCGLGARDTLRFEARLPLYGQELTKDISPLEGGIGFAVKTDKEADFIGKDALKKQKEEGPKRKLVGIEMMDKGIPRTDYPVFSGEKQIGIVTTGTQSPTLKKNVGLALIESSKAQLGTEVEVQVRKKRLKAKIVATPFYKRAK; encoded by the coding sequence ATGTTGAAACGAACACCGCTTTTTCATGCGTATGAAACGTTCGGCGCAAAAACCATTGACTTCGGGGGCTGGGAATTACCCGTCCAATTTTCTTCCATTAAAGAAGAACATGAAGCTGTTCGAACAAAAGCAGGGCTTTTTGATGTGTCTCACATGGGTGAGGTGGAAATCAAAGGTCAAGATGCCCTTCCTTTTTTACAAAGGTTATTAACCAATGATGTGTCTAAGCTGACAGACGGTAAGGCACTATATACAGCCATGTGCTATGAAGATGGCGGAACGGTAGATGATCTGCTCGTCTATCAAAAAGAAAAGAATGATTATTTGCTTGTTATTAATGCATCTAATATCGAAAAAGATGTGGAGTGGCTGCTTCAGCACAAAGGTGAGGATGACGTATTGATTCAAAATGTCTCTGATCAAATCGCCTTGCTAGCACTTCAAGGACCACTTGCTGTTGACATCATCAAAGATGTGGCGGGAGAAGAGGTGACATCACTCAAGCCATTTACGTTTTTATCAAAAGCTGAGGTCGCTCATAAAGAAGTGCTCGTTTCAAGAACGGGTTACACAGGGGGAGACGGCTTTGAAATCTACTGCCAGTCAGAGGATGCAGTCAATATTTGGTCAGCTTTATTAAAAGCAGGCGAGCCAAAAGGCTTAATACCATGCGGCCTCGGTGCACGTGACACTTTGCGATTTGAAGCCAGACTCCCGCTTTACGGACAGGAGCTGACAAAGGATATCTCTCCATTAGAAGGCGGTATTGGCTTTGCTGTCAAAACAGATAAAGAAGCTGATTTTATTGGAAAAGACGCGCTCAAAAAGCAAAAAGAAGAGGGACCGAAGCGAAAGCTTGTCGGCATTGAAATGATGGATAAAGGGATTCCGCGTACAGACTATCCGGTCTTTTCAGGAGAAAAGCAGATTGGGATTGTCACAACAGGCACACAATCTCCAACATTAAAGAAAAATGTCGGGCTTGCTTTGATTGAATCCTCAAAGGCGCAGCTTGGAACAGAGGTAGAAGTACAAGTTCGCAAAAAACGTCTAAAAGCTAAAATCGTCGCTACGCCATTTTATAAAAGAGCCAAATAA
- the tasA gene encoding biofilm matrix protein TasA, which produces MAMKGSIRLGVLSGALGIALIGGGTWAAFNDVEKANAVYSTGHLELSAKENSGAINLANLKPGDRIKKEFQFENKGSLAINQVLMSLDYSQFQDGSSAKNGGKNTAEEFLSQFQVSVLTVGAEGGNGYPKNIILDHANLLDLHQLTSKQDQAALEKLRHAIDEKFLHESGKVNVATVDGTAAPEYDGIPKNPFDYDKMEMIIEFVNDQKKDKAGHYIQNKYQGDAIQIDLSFEATQWNGLTINPKKHTDEKGYVKENEKAHSEDKK; this is translated from the coding sequence ATGGCAATGAAGGGATCAATTCGGTTAGGTGTATTATCAGGGGCTTTAGGCATTGCGTTAATCGGCGGGGGGACATGGGCGGCGTTTAACGATGTAGAAAAGGCAAATGCGGTCTACTCAACAGGACATTTGGAATTATCTGCAAAAGAGAACTCCGGCGCCATCAACCTTGCGAACTTAAAACCTGGTGATCGGATCAAAAAAGAATTTCAATTTGAAAATAAAGGATCGCTTGCAATTAATCAAGTGCTGATGAGTCTTGATTACAGCCAGTTTCAAGACGGATCTTCCGCAAAGAATGGCGGTAAGAATACAGCTGAAGAATTCCTTAGCCAGTTTCAGGTGAGTGTTCTGACGGTTGGAGCCGAAGGTGGAAATGGTTATCCGAAAAATATTATCTTAGACCATGCAAACCTGCTTGACTTGCATCAATTAACGTCAAAACAGGATCAAGCCGCATTAGAAAAGCTTCGTCATGCCATCGATGAGAAGTTTTTACATGAAAGTGGGAAAGTTAATGTAGCAACTGTTGATGGAACAGCGGCTCCAGAGTATGACGGCATTCCAAAGAATCCGTTTGATTACGATAAAATGGAAATGATCATTGAATTTGTCAATGACCAGAAGAAGGATAAAGCGGGTCACTATATCCAAAATAAATACCAAGGCGATGCGATTCAAATTGATCTTTCCTTCGAAGCGACTCAGTGGAATGGTTTAACGATCAATCCGAAAAAGCATACGGATGAAAAAGGCTACGTGAAAGAAAACGAAAAAGCACACAGCGAAGATAAAAAATAA
- a CDS encoding competence type IV pilus minor pilin ComGG — MKREGGFIYPHVLAAILFLLLILGSLTIGFQKELRSAELTISFYKKQQLFRVGMSEAVSKLPRMCAKQLSHIDTEEGRVTLKQMTCDQKKKRVIMFVSVETKDGLVDERELELDLKTGEIIKWANPD; from the coding sequence GTGAAAAGGGAAGGAGGATTTATTTATCCACATGTACTTGCTGCGATTCTATTTCTTCTATTGATCCTAGGGTCATTGACAATAGGGTTTCAAAAAGAACTGAGAAGTGCAGAGCTGACGATTTCTTTTTATAAGAAACAGCAGCTTTTCAGGGTGGGGATGAGTGAGGCTGTGAGTAAATTACCTCGTATGTGTGCAAAGCAGCTTTCCCATATTGACACTGAAGAAGGCCGTGTGACGCTGAAGCAGATGACATGTGATCAAAAGAAAAAGCGTGTTATCATGTTCGTCAGCGTGGAAACAAAGGATGGTTTAGTAGATGAGCGGGAACTAGAGCTCGATTTGAAGACCGGAGAAATCATCAAATGGGCAAACCCTGATTAG
- a CDS encoding DUF3889 domain-containing protein has protein sequence MLQDAAGADAKSFTTAGDQWETRAVKEAKKRYPLTQVLFKQKVWDRHREKESVKQYHITLKDHTKEFGVFVTISYNPYSNKVNKVIVVEEYS, from the coding sequence ATGTTACAAGACGCCGCCGGTGCGGATGCGAAAAGTTTCACTACCGCCGGAGATCAATGGGAAACACGGGCAGTGAAAGAAGCAAAGAAGCGATATCCGCTAACGCAAGTCTTATTTAAACAAAAGGTATGGGACCGTCATCGCGAGAAGGAATCTGTGAAACAATATCATATTACATTAAAAGACCATACCAAGGAATTTGGGGTATTTGTCACTATTTCTTATAACCCTTACTCAAACAAGGTCAATAAAGTGATTGTGGTGGAAGAATACAGCTAA
- the sinR gene encoding transcriptional regulator SinR has protein sequence MIGQRIKQYRNEKGYSLSELAEKAGVAKSYLSSIERNLQTNPSIQFLEKVSAVLDVSVHTLLHEKDETEYDGQLDSEWEKLVRDAMTSGVSKKQFREFLDYQIWKKKQEEE, from the coding sequence TTGATTGGCCAGCGTATTAAACAATACCGCAATGAAAAAGGCTACTCACTATCAGAACTGGCCGAAAAGGCTGGGGTAGCGAAGTCTTATTTAAGCTCAATAGAAAGAAACTTGCAAACAAACCCCTCCATTCAATTTCTTGAAAAAGTCTCCGCTGTCCTGGACGTCTCGGTTCATACACTGTTACACGAAAAAGATGAAACCGAATACGATGGTCAATTAGATAGTGAATGGGAAAAACTAGTTCGAGATGCAATGACATCAGGGGTTTCGAAAAAGCAATTTCGTGAATTTTTAGATTATCAAATCTGGAAAAAAAAACAAGAAGAGGAGTAA